A single region of the Streptomyces sp. NBC_00236 genome encodes:
- a CDS encoding DUF2550 domain-containing protein, producing the protein MVLALWVGGLVVALVLLGLFVFGLRRRLIQRSGGTFDCSLRWNIPEEPDLSGKGWVYGVARYSGDKVNWFRVFSYSPRPRRVLERSSIEVVARRLPEGEEELALLSDAVVLGCLHRETRLELAMSEDALTGFLAWLEAAPPGQRVNVA; encoded by the coding sequence ATGGTCCTCGCGCTGTGGGTGGGCGGACTCGTCGTCGCACTGGTCCTGTTGGGGCTCTTCGTCTTCGGTCTGCGCCGGCGGCTGATTCAGCGTTCCGGCGGGACCTTCGACTGCAGCCTGCGATGGAACATCCCGGAGGAGCCCGATCTCTCGGGCAAGGGCTGGGTGTACGGAGTCGCCCGGTACAGCGGCGACAAGGTGAACTGGTTCCGGGTCTTCAGCTACTCCCCGCGCCCGCGCCGGGTGCTGGAGCGTTCCTCGATCGAGGTGGTCGCCCGCCGGCTGCCCGAGGGTGAGGAGGAGCTCGCGCTCCTCTCCGACGCCGTCGTGCTCGGCTGTCTCCACCGGGAGACCCGCCTGGAGCTGGCGATGAGCGAGGACGCCCTCACCGGATTCCTCGCCTGGCTGGAGGCGGCACCGCCCGGCCAGAGGGTGAACGTGGCCTGA
- a CDS encoding F0F1 ATP synthase subunit epsilon, whose product MAAELHVELVAADRSVWSGEATLVVARTTSGDIGVMPGHQPLLGVLESGPVTIRTSEGGTVVAAVHGGFISFADDKLSLLAEIAELADEIDVERAERAFERAKSDTDSAAERRADVRLRAVAVH is encoded by the coding sequence TTGGCTGCTGAGCTGCATGTCGAGCTGGTCGCCGCGGACCGCAGTGTCTGGTCCGGCGAGGCCACCCTCGTTGTCGCACGTACCACGTCCGGCGACATCGGCGTCATGCCCGGTCACCAGCCGCTCCTGGGTGTGCTGGAATCGGGCCCGGTGACGATCCGTACGAGCGAGGGCGGCACTGTCGTCGCCGCTGTGCACGGTGGATTCATCTCCTTCGCCGACGACAAGCTCTCGCTGCTGGCGGAGATCGCCGAGCTGGCGGACGAGATCGATGTCGAGCGCGCGGAGCGTGCGTTCGAGCGTGCGAAGTCGGACACGGACAGCGCTGCCGAGCGCCGCGCCGATGTGCGACTGCGTGCGGTGGCGGTGCACTAG